In the genome of Desulfuromonas acetexigens, one region contains:
- a CDS encoding ATP-binding protein, translating into MPTRPLRRILFLQSTLVAVLPFLIAAILVIAWLFPQIDREILARQTELGRSVAAQVDDYLNFPMHHAEGTIELILGKHDGWPDLQHVLEAHLVIPESLQALYIADPQGKILATGLRDDDPAKQRKLSSLDLSTAPLVRDANSRGHACWSDTFVSPLSGKLAVAFALPGEKTMVIGEVDLSRTTQFLKRIALDPEQVIFIIDDQGRVAADQDGRYTARQLDLSDIPLVENALTSSRHGHGEFNFEGRAMIGSLTQIQALDWHVLVAQPVAQVYQSVWTSLRITLASLAGALAFAVAIAFYMSRRSARIFEKLTEHARGLAANQLLPAWPGADIEEFQELAGNLQSMSEAIRERQQRLSTLLSNLPGMAYRCQADGARSLLFASEGCLELTGLNYRDLLESSAPGLNALITEPEREAVRSEIEICLRDKRPFQLVYPLRHTDGSWRWGSDHGRGIWDENGQLLYIEGLITDISARRLAEEALKEALSETQETKDRLELILRSVADALIFTDMDGRIVLLSTSAESFLGLAQTQARGCRLSELVGNPALDEHLGLLLEYHHQTAQNECEFAADSTGKGRTFQVSSTLVKSREGLADGVITLLHDVSRERELDRMKSEFISTAAHELRTPLTVVLGFSELLERETGLDPKHREYLEIIVEKAWTLQRLIDDLLDLGRVDTGKLVHLEKEHCDLRAVLTRVLGDFQLTCPNHRFESSLPDHPVELLADPLRLTQVMENLLGNAVKFSKPESLVRVACETHTGTVQVTVEDQGMGISPEETERVFEKFYRVDASSTGKPGLGLGLPLVKNIIEAHGGEIRVESAPGQGTRMIFQLPLAEPETIFA; encoded by the coding sequence ATGCCCACCCGCCCCCTGCGCCGCATTCTGTTCCTGCAATCGACCCTGGTGGCGGTTCTCCCCTTCCTCATTGCCGCGATTTTGGTCATCGCCTGGCTCTTCCCCCAGATCGACCGGGAAATCCTCGCCCGCCAGACCGAGCTCGGCCGCTCCGTCGCCGCCCAGGTCGACGACTATCTCAACTTCCCCATGCACCACGCCGAAGGGACGATTGAGCTGATCCTGGGAAAACATGACGGCTGGCCCGATCTGCAGCATGTGCTGGAGGCGCATCTGGTCATTCCCGAGTCCCTTCAGGCCCTGTACATCGCCGATCCGCAAGGAAAGATTCTGGCGACGGGGCTGCGCGACGATGATCCGGCAAAACAGCGCAAATTGAGCAGTCTCGATCTCTCCACCGCTCCCCTGGTCCGGGATGCCAACAGCCGCGGCCATGCCTGCTGGTCCGACACCTTCGTCTCCCCCCTTTCGGGAAAACTCGCGGTCGCCTTTGCCCTCCCCGGCGAAAAGACCATGGTGATCGGTGAAGTCGACCTCAGCCGCACCACCCAATTCTTGAAACGAATCGCCCTCGACCCCGAACAAGTGATTTTTATCATCGACGATCAGGGCCGGGTCGCCGCCGACCAGGACGGCCGCTACACCGCACGACAACTCGATCTCTCTGACATTCCCCTGGTCGAAAACGCGCTGACTTCATCTCGACACGGACATGGTGAGTTCAATTTCGAAGGGCGCGCCATGATCGGCAGCTTGACTCAGATCCAGGCTCTCGACTGGCATGTGCTGGTGGCGCAACCAGTGGCTCAGGTCTACCAGAGCGTCTGGACCTCGCTGCGAATTACCCTGGCAAGCCTCGCCGGTGCCCTGGCCTTTGCCGTGGCGATCGCCTTCTACATGAGCCGGCGCTCGGCCCGGATCTTCGAAAAACTCACGGAACACGCCCGCGGCCTCGCCGCCAATCAGCTTCTGCCCGCTTGGCCCGGCGCCGATATCGAGGAATTCCAGGAACTGGCGGGCAATCTGCAAAGCATGTCGGAAGCGATACGGGAACGCCAGCAGCGCCTCTCAACGTTGCTCAGCAACCTGCCGGGCATGGCTTACCGCTGCCAGGCCGATGGAGCCCGGTCGCTACTCTTTGCCAGCGAAGGCTGCCTGGAACTGACCGGGCTCAATTATCGGGATCTGCTGGAATCCTCCGCCCCCGGATTGAACGCTCTGATCACCGAGCCGGAGCGAGAAGCGGTGCGATCCGAAATCGAAATCTGCCTGCGGGATAAGCGCCCTTTTCAGCTCGTCTACCCCCTGCGCCATACTGACGGTAGCTGGCGCTGGGGATCGGATCACGGCCGCGGCATCTGGGATGAGAACGGGCAACTTCTCTACATCGAAGGGCTGATCACCGACATCAGCGCCCGGCGTCTCGCCGAAGAGGCCCTGAAAGAAGCCCTGAGCGAAACCCAGGAAACCAAAGACCGCCTCGAACTGATCCTGCGTTCGGTAGCGGACGCGCTGATCTTTACCGATATGGATGGGCGCATCGTGCTGCTGAGCACCTCGGCGGAGAGTTTTCTGGGCCTCGCCCAGACCCAGGCACGGGGATGCCGGCTCAGCGAACTGGTGGGCAATCCCGCTCTGGACGAACACCTCGGCCTGCTCCTCGAATATCACCATCAGACCGCCCAGAACGAATGTGAATTCGCCGCCGATTCCACGGGCAAGGGCCGGACCTTCCAGGTCAGTTCCACCCTGGTGAAAAGCCGCGAAGGGTTGGCCGACGGCGTCATCACGTTGCTCCACGACGTCAGCCGCGAACGGGAACTCGATCGCATGAAGAGCGAGTTCATCTCCACCGCCGCCCACGAGCTGCGCACCCCCTTGACGGTGGTCCTCGGCTTTTCCGAACTGCTCGAACGGGAAACGGGGCTGGACCCGAAGCACCGGGAATACCTGGAGATCATTGTGGAAAAGGCCTGGACCCTGCAACGCCTCATCGACGATCTGCTCGATCTCGGTCGGGTCGACACGGGGAAGCTGGTCCACCTGGAAAAAGAGCACTGCGATCTCCGCGCGGTGCTGACCCGGGTGCTTGGCGATTTCCAACTGACCTGCCCCAATCACCGCTTCGAGTCATCCCTTCCGGACCATCCCGTCGAACTTCTCGCCGACCCCTTGCGTCTGACCCAGGTGATGGAAAACCTCCTCGGCAACGCCGTCAAATTCTCGAAGCCGGAAAGTCTGGTCCGCGTCGCCTGCGAAACCCACACCGGCACCGTCCAAGTCACCGTCGAGGATCAGGGGATGGGGATATCCCCCGAAGAAACGGAGCGCGTCTTTGAAAAATTCTACCGGGTGGACGCCTCTTCCACCGGCAAACCCGGATTGGGACTGGGACTGCCTTTGGTCAAGAACATCATTGAGGCACACGGGGGGGAGATTCGCGTGGAAAGCGCCCCGGGTCAGGGCACCCGAATGATCTTCCAGTTGCCCCTGGCTGAACCGGAGACGATCTTTGCTTGA
- a CDS encoding DUF2959 domain-containing protein, with protein sequence MERMMSRKAWTAWGMGFFLLLTGCQTAYFSAMEKIGYHKRDILVSRVEEARTSQQEAKEQFQTALQKFTELTGFKGGSLEDKYQKLNSEYENSKARAEAVRNRIAAVEDVAEALFAEWKNEIGQYSNAGLRQSSQRKFDETRQHYSRLIAAMKKAESKIPPVLTAFNDQVLYLKHNLNAQAIAALRDELATVETDIGALIRDMESSIREADSFLDAMARE encoded by the coding sequence ATGGAACGAATGATGAGTAGAAAAGCCTGGACGGCTTGGGGGATGGGGTTCTTTCTGCTGCTGACGGGGTGTCAGACCGCCTATTTTTCGGCGATGGAAAAGATCGGCTACCACAAGCGGGATATTCTCGTCAGCCGGGTCGAGGAGGCGCGAACCTCGCAGCAGGAGGCGAAGGAACAGTTCCAGACGGCGTTACAGAAATTCACCGAACTGACCGGGTTCAAAGGCGGGTCGTTGGAGGACAAATACCAGAAACTCAACAGCGAATACGAAAACAGCAAGGCCCGGGCCGAAGCGGTGCGCAACCGCATCGCCGCCGTCGAAGATGTGGCCGAAGCTCTCTTCGCCGAGTGGAAGAACGAAATCGGCCAGTACAGCAACGCCGGCCTGCGTCAGTCGAGCCAGCGTAAGTTCGATGAAACCCGGCAGCATTACAGTCGCCTGATCGCCGCCATGAAGAAGGCGGAAAGCAAGATCCCACCGGTTCTGACCGCTTTCAACGATCAGGTTCTCTATCTCAAACACAACCTCAACGCCCAGGCCATCGCCGCCCTGCGCGACGAACTGGCCACCGTTGAAACAGACATCGGCGCCCTGATCCGCGACATGGAATCCTCCATCCGCGAAGCCGATAGTTTTCTTGACGCCATGGCCCGCGAATAG
- a CDS encoding PilT/PilU family type 4a pilus ATPase, whose product MTQENKSRRTLRLGELLLVHRFVTPEQLENARRQQGFEGHKLGSTLVELGYLSVDELVKALAMQSGVEGLNLERIDLQSALLALLPLETMKKHQVIPVAAKDRKIAMAMANPGDIQTLGELQFILGQSIRPLVVPSFQMSAALGLIENLGERPGRTIPGAEIARACVAKPKETVLPDVRDLFGKMVVNHASDLLLVAGVAPSLKLNNELVRLPLPVLTPQAVHDYARGMMTDFQWDQFLQTQEADFAYSLPEWGRFRVNAYRQRKTISLAIRHIVEEIPSLATLGLPQSFENFALRTQGLILITGPTGHGKTTTLAALLDIINARQKKNIVTIEDPIEYLHTHKSSNVNQREVGVDTESFQEGLRRIFREAPDVIVIGEMRDAESFSIALQAADSGHLVISCMHANNAVMAVNRIIDVFPPEQQHQVRIQLADNFVCILNQRLVASKDGKGRVLAFEKLENTPRTKNLIKERKENQIRSLMQQSMDEFCSLDVSLAQLVREQKVAVEAAMQYCQDPHFFNDLVQRGGALPKPTGGRPGREG is encoded by the coding sequence ATGACCCAGGAAAACAAAAGTCGGCGCACCCTGCGCTTGGGGGAACTGCTGCTGGTGCATCGTTTCGTGACCCCGGAACAGCTGGAAAACGCCCGGCGTCAGCAGGGCTTCGAAGGGCACAAGCTCGGCTCGACCTTGGTCGAACTGGGTTATCTGAGTGTCGATGAACTGGTCAAGGCCCTGGCCATGCAATCCGGGGTCGAAGGGCTCAATCTGGAGCGGATCGATCTCCAGTCCGCCCTGCTCGCTCTGCTGCCCTTGGAGACGATGAAAAAGCATCAGGTGATTCCGGTGGCCGCCAAGGATCGCAAAATCGCTATGGCCATGGCCAATCCGGGAGATATCCAGACCCTCGGCGAGCTGCAATTCATCCTCGGCCAGTCGATTCGACCGTTGGTGGTGCCTTCTTTCCAGATGAGTGCCGCCCTCGGGCTGATCGAGAACCTCGGTGAGCGGCCGGGACGGACGATCCCCGGTGCCGAGATCGCCCGGGCCTGCGTCGCCAAACCGAAGGAGACGGTCCTTCCCGACGTGCGCGATCTTTTCGGCAAGATGGTGGTCAACCACGCTTCCGATCTGTTGCTGGTCGCCGGCGTGGCGCCGAGCCTCAAACTCAACAACGAGCTGGTGCGTCTGCCGTTGCCGGTGCTGACGCCCCAGGCGGTGCATGATTACGCCCGGGGGATGATGACCGATTTCCAGTGGGACCAGTTTCTTCAGACCCAGGAGGCGGACTTCGCCTATTCCCTCCCCGAGTGGGGACGCTTCCGGGTCAACGCCTACCGCCAGCGCAAGACTATTTCCCTGGCGATCAGGCATATCGTCGAAGAGATTCCCAGCCTGGCAACTCTCGGTCTGCCCCAGTCCTTCGAGAATTTCGCCCTGAGAACCCAGGGACTGATCCTCATCACCGGCCCCACCGGCCACGGCAAGACGACGACCTTGGCGGCACTGCTCGACATCATCAATGCCCGGCAGAAGAAGAACATCGTCACCATCGAAGACCCCATCGAATACCTGCACACCCACAAATCGAGCAACGTCAACCAGCGGGAGGTCGGGGTTGACACCGAGTCTTTTCAGGAGGGGCTGCGGCGGATATTCCGCGAGGCGCCGGACGTCATCGTCATCGGCGAGATGCGCGACGCTGAAAGCTTTTCCATTGCCCTGCAGGCGGCGGACAGCGGCCATCTGGTGATCAGCTGCATGCACGCCAACAACGCGGTGATGGCGGTCAACCGCATCATCGACGTCTTCCCGCCGGAGCAGCAGCATCAGGTGCGCATCCAGCTGGCGGACAACTTCGTCTGCATTCTCAATCAGCGGCTGGTGGCGAGCAAGGACGGTAAGGGGCGGGTGCTGGCTTTCGAGAAACTGGAGAACACCCCGCGCACCAAAAATCTGATCAAGGAGCGCAAGGAAAACCAGATCCGCAGTCTGATGCAGCAGAGTATGGATGAGTTCTGTTCACTGGATGTGAGTCTGGCGCAGTTGGTGCGGGAACAGAAGGTGGCGGTAGAGGCGGCGATGCAATACTGCCAGGATCCCCACTTCTTCAATGACCTGGTGCAGCGCGGGGGCGCCCTGCCCAAACCGACAGGAGGGCGCCCGGGACGGGAAGGGTAG
- a CDS encoding VWA domain-containing protein, whose product MTAVRPARSGERGFEVALEASLRAAARRGAGPGQILGADLHKKIRRRWRYPLIVFLVDASESMGEGAVARMAAAKGAVLALLRAAYVERCRVALVAFHGERSEVLLPPTRSIALARERLRRLPVGGATPLADGLWSAWRLIRRERARYPGARPLLVVISDGEANVPLEAGRKVMEEVLDIAARMSGEGIPALVIDSRSPDPRQQEMARLARAFGGEVRHLERPRSSQVLELLREKGLPQT is encoded by the coding sequence GTGACGGCGGTGCGGCCGGCGCGCTCCGGCGAACGGGGATTCGAAGTGGCGCTGGAAGCGAGCCTGCGGGCGGCGGCCCGACGGGGCGCGGGCCCCGGGCAAATCCTTGGCGCCGATCTGCACAAGAAAATCCGCCGCCGCTGGCGCTATCCGCTGATCGTCTTTCTCGTCGATGCCTCCGAATCGATGGGGGAGGGGGCGGTGGCGCGCATGGCGGCGGCCAAGGGGGCGGTGCTGGCCCTTTTGCGCGCGGCCTATGTCGAGCGCTGCCGGGTGGCGCTGGTCGCTTTTCACGGGGAGCGTTCCGAGGTGCTGCTGCCGCCGACCCGCAGTATCGCCCTGGCGCGGGAGCGCTTGCGGCGCCTGCCGGTCGGCGGCGCCACGCCCCTGGCTGACGGTCTCTGGAGCGCCTGGCGGCTCATTCGCCGTGAGCGGGCCCGCTATCCCGGGGCGCGCCCCTTGCTCGTGGTTATTTCCGACGGCGAAGCGAATGTCCCCCTGGAGGCGGGGCGCAAGGTCATGGAGGAAGTGCTCGATATCGCCGCGCGCATGAGTGGCGAGGGAATCCCTGCCCTGGTCATCGACAGCCGTTCGCCCGATCCCCGCCAGCAGGAGATGGCTCGGTTGGCTCGGGCCTTCGGCGGCGAGGTTCGTCATCTGGAACGGCCACGGTCGAGCCAGGTGCTGGAACTATTGCGGGAGAAGGGCTTGCCGCAGACCTGA
- a CDS encoding ATP-binding protein translates to MPTIFYPFSAILGQDAMKTALLINAVDPSIGGVLIRGQKGTGKSTAARALAALLPEIEVVDGCPCHCDPDDSATSHAECAERMARGESLPRLRRPMPVVNLPLSATEDRVVGSLHLEQALKTGERRFEPGLLAAANRGILYVDEVNLLADHLVDLLLDAAASGINLVEREGLRYQHPARFMLVGTMNPEEGELRPQFLDRFGLCVGAQGLEDTAARREIVARRLAFEADAAAFHRRWEPEERLLADQVVLARERLSAVAVPEAMLDLVVRLAIEVGAQGHRADLAIIKGARALAALLEKTAVTATEVAEAARLALPHRMARSPLDSDANLDERLDGVIGRLIAGEEPPGTAETEAEVPEVLDEMTDSMEVPGSMAAGSILFAFLKKKARKPT, encoded by the coding sequence ATGCCCACGATCTTCTATCCCTTCTCTGCGATCCTCGGCCAGGATGCCATGAAGACCGCGCTGCTCATTAACGCCGTCGATCCGAGCATCGGCGGGGTTTTGATCCGCGGCCAGAAGGGGACCGGCAAGTCGACGGCGGCCCGGGCACTGGCGGCGCTGCTGCCGGAGATCGAGGTGGTGGACGGCTGCCCCTGTCATTGCGACCCGGACGATTCCGCGACCTCCCATGCCGAATGCGCCGAGCGCATGGCCCGGGGGGAGTCTCTGCCCCGCCTGCGCCGGCCGATGCCGGTGGTTAATCTCCCCCTGTCGGCGACCGAGGACCGGGTGGTCGGCTCCCTGCATCTGGAGCAGGCGTTGAAGACCGGCGAGCGCCGTTTCGAGCCGGGCCTGCTCGCCGCCGCCAACCGGGGGATCCTTTATGTGGACGAGGTCAATCTTCTCGCCGACCATCTCGTCGATCTGCTCCTCGATGCCGCCGCCTCGGGGATCAACCTGGTTGAACGGGAAGGGCTGCGTTATCAGCATCCGGCCCGCTTCATGCTCGTCGGCACCATGAATCCCGAAGAGGGGGAGTTGCGTCCCCAGTTTCTCGACCGTTTCGGCCTCTGCGTCGGCGCCCAGGGGCTGGAAGACACGGCCGCCCGTCGCGAGATCGTCGCCCGGCGCCTCGCTTTTGAAGCCGATGCCGCCGCTTTTCATCGGCGCTGGGAGCCCGAAGAGCGCCTGCTCGCCGACCAGGTCGTCCTGGCCCGTGAGCGCTTGTCCGCCGTCGCCGTGCCCGAGGCGATGCTCGATCTGGTCGTGCGCCTGGCGATCGAGGTCGGTGCCCAGGGGCATCGGGCCGATCTGGCCATCATCAAAGGGGCGCGGGCGCTGGCGGCGCTCCTTGAAAAGACGGCGGTGACGGCGACGGAGGTGGCCGAAGCGGCGCGGCTGGCACTCCCCCACCGCATGGCCCGTTCGCCCCTCGATAGCGACGCCAATCTCGATGAGCGTCTGGACGGGGTCATCGGTCGCCTGATCGCCGGTGAGGAGCCCCCCGGCACGGCCGAGACGGAAGCTGAAGTCCCTGAAGTTCTGGACGAAATGACCGATTCCATGGAAGTCCCCGGATCGATGGCGGCAGGTAGCATCCTTTTCGCCTTCCTGAAAAAAAAAGCCCGGAAACCTACATAG
- a CDS encoding deoxyribodipyrimidine photolyase, translating to MPVSSERCRPSNACPIRDDGDFVLYWMTAFRRPFYNFALQRAVERSLALGKPLVVLEGLRCDYPFASDRLHRFVLDGMTDHMRHFAAYPVLYHPYVEVGSQAGKGLLEALAARACLIVADDYPAFFLPRMIAAAADRVPVLLEAVDANGILPLRVADRAFPTAYAFRRFLQKTLPGHLLDVPLADPLAGVSLPELKSLPERITTRWPHADEALLSGSPEALKRLPIDHEVPPAPIRGGFVAARETLARFLDERLPFYDERRSEPEGEFTSGLSPYLHFGQIGSHEILGAIFAREGWSPGRLSPESRGKRSGWWGLSAAAEAFVDQLVTWRELSFNGCALGELNDPWRALPDWARQTLARHRDDFRPYRYDLQDFAAARTHDPLWNAAQRQLRLEGRMHNYLRMLWGKKILEWSAGPEAALAIMLELNDRYALDGRDPNSLSGIGWCLGLYDRAWGPERPIFGTVRYMSSENTARKFPVKGYLARYDAPES from the coding sequence ATGCCCGTTTCGTCCGAACGCTGCCGTCCCTCGAATGCGTGCCCGATCCGCGATGACGGCGACTTCGTCCTTTACTGGATGACCGCCTTTCGTCGTCCTTTTTACAATTTCGCTCTGCAACGGGCGGTAGAGCGGTCGCTGGCATTGGGCAAGCCGCTGGTTGTTCTCGAAGGGCTGCGCTGCGACTATCCCTTCGCCAGTGACCGCCTGCATCGCTTCGTGCTCGATGGCATGACCGACCATATGCGACATTTCGCCGCTTATCCAGTGCTTTACCATCCCTATGTTGAAGTGGGTTCGCAAGCAGGCAAAGGCCTGCTCGAAGCCCTGGCCGCGCGCGCCTGTCTCATTGTCGCCGACGACTATCCGGCCTTTTTCCTGCCGCGCATGATCGCGGCCGCCGCCGACCGCGTCCCGGTTCTGCTGGAGGCGGTCGATGCCAACGGCATTCTTCCCCTGCGCGTCGCCGACCGCGCCTTTCCCACCGCCTACGCCTTTCGCCGCTTTCTGCAGAAAACCCTGCCCGGTCATCTCCTCGACGTTCCCCTCGCCGATCCGTTGGCGGGGGTGAGTCTTCCCGAACTGAAATCCTTGCCGGAGCGCATCACGACCCGTTGGCCCCATGCCGATGAAGCCTTGCTATCGGGAAGCCCGGAGGCTCTGAAGCGTCTGCCCATCGACCATGAGGTTCCACCGGCACCGATCCGGGGCGGCTTCGTGGCGGCCCGGGAAACGTTGGCACGCTTTCTTGATGAACGACTCCCCTTTTATGACGAACGCCGGAGTGAGCCGGAAGGGGAATTCACCAGCGGGCTCTCCCCCTATCTGCACTTCGGCCAGATCGGCAGCCACGAGATCCTCGGCGCGATTTTCGCCCGCGAAGGCTGGTCCCCCGGTCGGCTTTCGCCGGAAAGCCGGGGCAAGCGCAGCGGCTGGTGGGGATTGAGCGCGGCGGCCGAGGCCTTTGTCGATCAGCTGGTGACCTGGCGGGAGCTGAGTTTCAACGGTTGCGCCCTGGGCGAACTGAACGATCCCTGGCGGGCCCTGCCCGATTGGGCAAGACAAACCCTGGCCAGGCATCGCGACGATTTTCGCCCCTATCGCTACGATTTGCAGGATTTCGCCGCGGCGCGCACCCACGACCCGCTGTGGAACGCGGCCCAGCGCCAGTTGCGGCTTGAGGGGCGGATGCACAACTATCTGCGCATGCTCTGGGGCAAAAAGATTCTCGAATGGAGCGCGGGCCCCGAGGCGGCGCTGGCGATCATGCTGGAACTCAACGACCGCTACGCCCTGGACGGCCGCGATCCCAATTCCTTGAGCGGCATCGGCTGGTGCCTGGGACTCTATGATCGAGCCTGGGGGCCGGAGCGGCCGATCTTCGGCACGGTGCGCTACATGAGTTCGGAAAACACCGCCCGCAAGTTCCCGGTGAAAGGCTATCTGGCCCGCTACGACGCCCCGGAATCCTGA
- a CDS encoding DUF4197 domain-containing protein has protein sequence MRALVACFLALSLLTSCAGGHPLDQMKSGISHFAEEKFRNSLAGQLVKGLGQGIHLVANELARPGGYLDNPLVRILLPPPVNLALGLIRDIQARPDVNPLLLVMNRAAETAVPGAVPVLLAALDQIDAIRARGLLDAGKTAATDYLKEQTENKLKETLTPVVMETLAKNSGLAQYGQLLATLHAQRQVRDPDPAAPPTFDEPQVDLADYVTQQTINGLFKAIGVEEERIRDDLDRTELDLPEMLKPAEKRP, from the coding sequence ATGCGTGCCCTTGTCGCCTGCTTCCTCGCCCTGTCGCTGCTTACCTCCTGCGCCGGCGGCCACCCCCTCGATCAGATGAAATCGGGGATCTCCCACTTTGCTGAAGAAAAATTCCGCAACAGTCTCGCCGGGCAACTGGTCAAAGGCCTGGGCCAGGGGATTCACCTGGTGGCGAACGAACTGGCCCGCCCCGGCGGCTACCTCGACAACCCGCTGGTTCGCATCCTGCTGCCGCCGCCGGTGAACCTCGCCCTCGGCCTGATCCGCGACATCCAGGCCAGGCCCGATGTCAATCCCCTGCTCCTCGTTATGAACCGCGCGGCGGAAACCGCCGTCCCCGGCGCCGTACCCGTCCTGCTTGCCGCCCTTGACCAGATCGACGCCATTCGGGCGCGGGGCCTGCTCGACGCGGGGAAGACCGCCGCTACCGACTATCTGAAAGAACAGACCGAAAACAAACTCAAGGAAACCCTGACCCCGGTGGTCATGGAGACCCTGGCCAAAAACAGCGGACTCGCCCAGTACGGGCAACTTCTCGCCACCCTCCATGCCCAACGGCAAGTGCGGGATCCTGACCCGGCCGCACCGCCGACCTTCGACGAACCCCAAGTCGATCTTGCCGACTATGTCACCCAGCAGACGATCAACGGCTTGTTCAAGGCTATCGGCGTTGAAGAGGAACGGATCCGCGACGACCTGGACCGCACCGAACTGGATCTGCCGGAGATGCTCAAGCCCGCGGAAAAAAGACCTTGA
- the truA gene encoding tRNA pseudouridine(38-40) synthase TruA, which produces MKTIRLTIEYDGTAYVGWQIQANGTAVQQVLEEALTKILGHAVRITSSGRTDAGVHARGMVAHFRTERELPMSAYREGLNCLLPADIAVRTAVEAADDFHARFDARGKWYRYSLLTAPVRSPLAARFSWYVPRPLDEERMRQGAEMLVGRHDFAAFRTSGCDALTTVREMRSVELVREGELLHIDVRGTAFLRNMVRIMAGTLVEIGWGKLSLDELAGLLRGEPGLRPGRTAPPQGLCLMEVRYE; this is translated from the coding sequence ATGAAAACCATCCGCCTGACCATCGAATATGACGGCACCGCCTATGTCGGCTGGCAGATTCAGGCCAACGGCACGGCCGTGCAGCAGGTGCTGGAAGAGGCCCTGACGAAGATACTCGGCCATGCCGTGCGGATCACCTCGTCGGGGCGGACCGATGCCGGAGTTCATGCCCGGGGGATGGTGGCGCATTTCCGCACCGAGCGCGAGCTGCCGATGAGCGCCTATCGCGAAGGGCTCAACTGTCTGCTGCCGGCGGATATTGCCGTGCGCACGGCGGTCGAGGCGGCGGACGATTTTCACGCCCGCTTCGATGCCCGGGGCAAGTGGTATCGCTACAGCCTACTTACCGCGCCGGTGCGCTCCCCCCTGGCGGCCCGTTTCTCCTGGTATGTGCCGCGCCCCCTCGACGAAGAACGGATGCGTCAAGGGGCGGAAATGCTGGTGGGACGTCACGATTTCGCCGCTTTTCGCACATCCGGTTGCGACGCCCTGACCACGGTGCGGGAAATGCGTTCGGTGGAGTTGGTTCGGGAGGGGGAATTGCTCCATATCGACGTCAGGGGAACCGCCTTTCTTCGCAACATGGTGCGCATTATGGCCGGTACCCTGGTGGAGATCGGTTGGGGCAAGCTCAGCCTCGACGAGCTTGCCGGGCTGCTGCGAGGGGAACCGGGGCTGCGGCCGGGGCGCACCGCGCCGCCGCAGGGACTCTGTCTGATGGAAGTCCGGTACGAGTGA
- a CDS encoding energy-coupling factor transporter transmembrane component T family protein gives MLDDLMLGRYVSGDSPLHRLDARLKLCVLPLFAVASFATAVPARLAALVFCFITFFLLSGLPWRLALRSLRSLRWLLLFTLLLHLFLTPGRTLFGFEFLSYDGLLRGLTVSVQLLLAMAFSSLLTLTTSVEALAAAVAALLLPLRRLGLPVTEPIRLGQLVLRFIPLLREETALQVAAFRARGEELGQGSLTARGRLAARMLAPLILGLVDRADALARTSVAAGESFDSIGAATCALSPWNRSLATGALLALLLIWAYL, from the coding sequence GTGCTGGATGATCTGATGCTGGGGCGCTATGTGTCGGGGGATTCTCCCTTACATCGTCTCGATGCCCGGCTCAAGCTCTGCGTCCTGCCTCTTTTCGCGGTGGCGAGCTTCGCCACTGCTGTCCCGGCGCGACTGGCGGCTTTGGTCTTTTGCTTTATCACCTTCTTTCTTCTTTCAGGCCTGCCCTGGCGACTCGCGTTACGGAGCCTCCGTTCCCTGCGCTGGCTGCTGCTCTTTACCCTGCTGCTGCACCTTTTTCTGACCCCCGGCCGGACCCTCTTCGGCTTCGAATTTTTATCCTACGACGGGCTTCTGCGCGGGCTCACCGTCTCTGTCCAGCTGCTGCTGGCGATGGCTTTTTCCTCGCTGCTGACCCTGACCACCTCCGTCGAGGCGCTGGCCGCCGCCGTCGCCGCGCTCCTTTTGCCTTTGCGCCGCTTGGGGCTGCCGGTGACGGAACCGATCCGCCTCGGGCAGCTGGTGTTGCGTTTCATCCCTCTGCTGCGGGAGGAGACGGCCCTGCAGGTCGCGGCCTTTCGCGCCCGGGGCGAGGAGCTTGGCCAGGGCTCCCTGACGGCGCGAGGACGGCTGGCGGCACGGATGCTGGCGCCGTTGATCCTTGGCCTGGTCGACCGCGCCGATGCCCTGGCCCGGACCAGCGTCGCGGCTGGTGAATCTTTCGATTCCATCGGCGCGGCGACCTGCGCCCTATCCCCCTGGAACCGTTCCCTGGCTACCGGTGCCCTCTTGGCATTGCTGCTCATCTGGGCCTATCTCTGA